Proteins co-encoded in one Cinclus cinclus chromosome Z, bCinCin1.1, whole genome shotgun sequence genomic window:
- the FUT10 gene encoding alpha-(1,3)-fucosyltransferase 10, producing MIRMKRKIIWASCFCFAAVFFLVLTLQVITELGNSENKVSVISSLHSSPLEPGERHAFQFKKQDLHSSFKTESDGNHYPVLLWWSPLTGETGRFSQCGEDVCFFTINKTYQHNQMTRAFLFYGTDFSINNLPLPRKEYHDWALFHEESPKNNYKLFHEAAITLFNHTATFSRHSHLPLTTQYLEDVEVLKSLRFMIPLRMKNSLRKRLAPLVYVQSDCNPPSDRDSYVRELMCHIEVDSYGECLHNRDLPQHLRSPAAMDDGNFLKILAQYKFILAFENAVCEDYITEKLWRPLKLGVVPVYFGSPSIVDWLPSNKSAILVSSFSHPRDLAHYIKTLDTNDEEYESYLQWKLKGDISNPRLLRAMKERKWGVQDITQDNYIDTFECMVCNRVWENIRRKEKGWLPQRWEAQVNHLSCPKPEAFWFSSSNPGWISLQKMWIPSFEQSKKEALALRHLVERNKNFTAEEFWMLVFKE from the exons ATGATTAGGATGAAGAGGAAGATAATTTGGGCATCTTgcttctgctttgcagctgtCTTTTTCCTTGTGCTGACACTCCAG GTTATCACCGAACTGGGCAATTCAGAGAATAAGGTGTCAGTAATCTCCAGTTTACACAGCAGTCCATTAGAGCCTGGGGAGAGACACGCTTTTCAGTTTAAGAAGCAAGATCTTCACAGCAGCTTCAAGACAGAGTCTGATGGAAATCACTATCCTGTCCTGCTCTGGTGGTCTCCCCTGACTGGAGAGACAGGGAGATTCAGTCAGTGTGGAGAGGACGTTTGCTTCTTTACTATAAACAAGACCTACCAGCACAATCAGATGACAAGAGCATTTCTGTTCTATG GTACTGACTTCAGTATAAACAATTTACCTCTCCCTCGTAAAGAATATCATGACTGGGCCCTTTTCCATGAAGAGTCACCAAAAAACAACTACAAACTCTTCCACGAAGCAGCCATCACCTTATTCAACCACACTGCGACGTTTAGCCGCCACTCTCACCTTCCGCTGACCACTCAGTACCTTGAGGATGTTGAGGTCCTGAAGTCATTGAGGTTCATGATCCCACTGCGGATGAAAAACAGCCTGAGGAAAAGGCTTGCACCACTTGTGTACGTGCAATCTGACTGCAACCCCCCTTCTGACCGGGACAGCTATGTGCGTGAGCTGATGTGCCACATTGAAGTAGACTCTTATGGGGAGTGTTTGCATAATAGAGACCTGCCTCAGCATCTCAGAAGTCCAGCTGCCATGGATGAtggaaactttttaaaaatactggcACAGTACAAATTCAttcttgcttttgaaaatgctgtttgtgAAGATTACATCACTGAGAAACTCTGGCGGCCACTGAAGTTGGGAGTGGTGCCAGTGTACTTTGGGTCTCCCAGCATTGTAGACTGGCTTCCTAGTAACAAGAGTGCAATCCTGGTATCCAGTTTTTCACACCCTCGAGATCTGGCCCACTATATCAAAACACTGGATACAAATGATGAAGAATATGAGTCCTACCTGCAATGGAAACTGAAAGGGGACATTTCCAATCCAAGACTGCTTAGAGCAATGAAGGAACGCAAGTGGGGGGTGCAAGATATCACCCAGGACAATTACATTGACACCTTTGAGTGCATGGTTTGTAACAGAGTGTGGGAGAACATCAGACGGAAAGAAAAG GGATGGCTGCCCCAGAGGTGGGAGGCTCAGGTTAATCATCTGAGCTGCCCCAAACCAGAGGCATTCTGGTTCTCATCCTCAAACCCTGGCTGGATTTCTCTCCAAAAGATGTGGATACCAAGTTTTGAACAATCCAAGAAAGAAGCCTTGGCACTGAGGCACCTGGTGGAAAGAAACAAGAATTTCACAGCTGAAGAATTTTGGATGCTTGTATTCAAAGAATAA